In the Methylomonas sp. ZR1 genome, one interval contains:
- a CDS encoding DUF2934 domain-containing protein produces MTKSKSTAASKKTAQAVAEQPNRPLVTPEERYRMIAEAAYYRAEKHGFAGGDMAEDWREAEAEIDCLLQQTNQGNSILPNHEIPQQVQTALESEPTVIADKVPGR; encoded by the coding sequence ATGACCAAATCAAAATCTACTGCCGCCTCTAAAAAGACGGCTCAAGCCGTTGCCGAGCAACCGAATCGTCCGCTCGTAACACCAGAGGAGCGCTATCGAATGATCGCTGAAGCCGCCTATTACCGCGCCGAAAAGCACGGCTTTGCTGGCGGCGACATGGCGGAAGACTGGCGCGAAGCAGAAGCGGAAATCGACTGCCTGTTGCAACAAACGAATCAGGGGAACAGCATTTTGCCCAATCATGAAATCCCACAACAGGTTCAGACCGCACTCGAAAGCGAGCCAACCGTCATCGCCGATAAGGTGCCGGGGAGATAA
- a CDS encoding DHA2 family efflux MFS transporter permease subunit — MVFGIFMAILDIQIVASSMQQIQAGLAATKDEIAWVQTAYLIAEVVIIPLSGWLSRALSTRYLFVLSCGGFTLMSLFVALSWNLPSMIVFRALQGLFGGAMIPTVFAVIYTMFPPRLQPSMFIVVGLVVTIAPTAGPVLGGYLTEAFSWKALFLINLLPGFLVCLSTWLFVRVDEPDWKLLEKIDFLGIVYIIVFLGSMQFVLEEGVRKEWFDSREIVFFSVVAAIAGIAMFYRELTIEHPIVDLWAFRNLNFAVGCVFSFILGIGMYTTVYLMPVYLASVKGLNSLQIGQYVMVTGLFQLLSAFVAGPLAKVLDSRLMMAMGLSLYGLGAWMNGDLTNESGYWEFFWPQALRGFALMFAFLPINSLALGTLPPEEVKNASGLYNLMRNLGGAIGLAVSNTLMIQLNKEHYAVLRESVAPGSPQAQSLLAGLQERMAGLSLSDSELAALKQLYGLVMREAEVITLNTLFHILSLVFFLALLLMPLVRKVSADAGGAAGGH, encoded by the coding sequence ATGGTGTTCGGCATTTTCATGGCGATTCTGGACATCCAGATCGTCGCCAGTTCGATGCAACAGATCCAGGCAGGATTGGCGGCTACAAAAGACGAGATTGCCTGGGTGCAAACCGCCTACCTGATCGCCGAAGTGGTGATTATCCCCCTATCCGGCTGGCTGAGCCGGGCGCTGTCGACCCGTTACCTGTTCGTGCTGTCTTGCGGCGGCTTTACGCTGATGAGCCTGTTTGTTGCCTTATCCTGGAATCTGCCCTCGATGATCGTTTTTCGCGCCCTCCAAGGCTTGTTTGGCGGCGCTATGATTCCCACCGTGTTTGCGGTGATCTACACGATGTTTCCGCCCCGTCTTCAACCGTCCATGTTCATCGTCGTCGGCCTGGTGGTGACCATCGCACCCACGGCGGGACCGGTGCTGGGCGGCTATCTTACCGAAGCATTTTCTTGGAAAGCGCTGTTTCTGATCAATCTGTTACCAGGATTTTTGGTCTGTCTGAGCACTTGGCTGTTCGTGCGGGTGGATGAACCGGACTGGAAATTGCTCGAAAAAATCGATTTTCTCGGCATCGTCTACATCATCGTCTTTCTCGGCAGTATGCAATTTGTGCTGGAAGAAGGGGTGCGGAAGGAATGGTTTGATAGCCGCGAGATCGTGTTTTTTAGCGTGGTTGCCGCCATCGCCGGCATCGCCATGTTCTATCGCGAACTGACCATCGAACACCCTATTGTCGATCTCTGGGCATTCCGCAATCTCAACTTCGCCGTGGGCTGTGTGTTCAGCTTCATCCTCGGCATCGGTATGTACACCACCGTTTATTTGATGCCGGTGTATCTGGCCAGCGTCAAAGGTCTTAATAGCCTGCAGATTGGCCAATATGTGATGGTCACAGGACTGTTTCAGCTGCTGTCGGCCTTCGTCGCTGGCCCCCTCGCCAAAGTATTGGATTCACGGCTGATGATGGCGATGGGCTTGTCTCTCTATGGGCTGGGTGCCTGGATGAACGGCGATCTCACTAATGAGTCAGGCTACTGGGAGTTTTTTTGGCCGCAGGCCTTGCGTGGCTTTGCCCTGATGTTTGCCTTTCTGCCCATCAATTCGCTGGCCTTGGGCACTTTGCCGCCGGAAGAAGTCAAAAATGCCAGCGGACTTTACAATCTGATGCGCAACCTGGGTGGTGCCATCGGCCTTGCCGTCTCTAACACGCTAATGATTCAATTGAACAAGGAGCATTATGCCGTGTTGCGTGAATCGGTGGCGCCGGGGTCTCCACAAGCGCAATCGCTACTGGCGGGCTTGCAGGAACGCATGGCCGGCTTGTCGTTATCGGACAGCGAACTGGCCGCACTCAAGCAGCTTTACGGCCTGGTGATGCGAGAAGCCGAGGTGATTACCCTCAATACGCTGTTTCATATCCTCAGCCTGGTTTTTTTCCTGGCCTTATTGCTGATGCCATTGGTCAGAAAAGTATCGGCGGATGCCGGTGGCGCGGCGGGCGGCCATTGA
- a CDS encoding ParB/RepB/Spo0J family partition protein: protein MALDLSALEDKPEVKPQHVAHTGKPLDIPLTDIEEDPDQPRIEFSEESMKEMTESIKEKGVKTPVSVRPHPVQSGKWILNYGARRYRGSSAAGKDTIPAFIDASHDDYDQVIENIQRENLTPMELALFLKKRIDKGEKQVVIAKKLSKTKSYIAEHLALIDPPACVEEIYNAGKCTSARTLYDLRTLHDKYPEQVDKWCADGADITRRSVSELAGELSGKKKQVSPISQPVGEEGGKSEEVQLTGADNEKVRHDELSSSGGSTIKGDAKPPKSKKVDTDNDDDQGGNDHGELTSWPKGRAISDPQRMNKPLLLVEYDGRSAAVILNKRPSTPGLLHIRYEDGGGDAEVDAGQCKINLLTDTDK, encoded by the coding sequence ATGGCCCTTGATCTATCTGCATTAGAAGATAAGCCAGAGGTGAAGCCGCAGCATGTGGCGCATACTGGCAAACCTTTGGATATTCCGCTAACGGATATTGAAGAAGACCCCGATCAACCGCGTATCGAGTTTTCCGAAGAATCCATGAAAGAAATGACTGAGAGCATTAAGGAAAAGGGCGTTAAGACGCCTGTTTCTGTTCGCCCTCACCCTGTCCAGTCGGGCAAGTGGATTCTTAACTATGGTGCTCGCCGGTATCGTGGTTCGTCTGCTGCCGGAAAAGATACTATTCCGGCTTTCATCGATGCTTCGCACGATGATTACGACCAGGTAATTGAAAATATACAGCGTGAAAATTTGACCCCTATGGAACTTGCTCTTTTTTTAAAAAAGAGGATAGACAAAGGAGAAAAACAGGTTGTTATTGCGAAAAAGCTTTCGAAAACTAAATCGTACATTGCTGAGCATCTTGCGTTAATCGATCCGCCTGCTTGTGTTGAAGAAATCTATAACGCAGGTAAATGCACATCCGCCAGAACGCTTTACGATTTACGAACACTACACGACAAATACCCTGAGCAGGTCGATAAATGGTGTGCGGACGGGGCGGACATTACCCGACGTTCTGTTTCTGAATTGGCCGGCGAATTAAGTGGCAAGAAAAAGCAGGTTAGCCCTATTAGTCAGCCGGTGGGCGAAGAAGGTGGAAAAAGCGAAGAGGTACAGTTAACCGGCGCTGATAACGAAAAAGTTCGTCATGACGAACTTTCTTCGTCGGGTGGCTCTACTATCAAAGGCGACGCTAAGCCGCCAAAGTCCAAGAAGGTCGATACCGATAATGATGACGACCAAGGCGGTAACGATCATGGGGAGCTTACTAGCTGGCCTAAAGGTCGGGCTATTTCCGATCCGCAACGGATGAACAAGCCTTTATTGCTCGTTGAATATGATGGCCGTTCGGCGGCGGTGATTTTAAATAAGCGACCATCTACACCGGGTTTATTGCACATCCGTTATGAGGACGGCGGCGGTGATGCTGAAGTAGACGCGGGCCAATGCAAGATAAACTTGCTTACGGATACTGACAAATGA
- a CDS encoding relaxase/mobilization nuclease domain-containing protein, whose protein sequence is MTTNSDGIFKDWGERVDYSPVKGRKGKNIRSGKNAESKPEKPSGPATREKLARTTKRVPEVMVKITGGGKNMKHIEASIEYISRDGEIEIEDENGDLHKGLDGVKDVRDAWARGRIGIPEEGQKRKEAFNIILSMPPGTDRESVKDSARAFAAAQFRNHQYVFASHEDERHPHVHLIVKAVAHDGVRLNPRKADLQLWRVGFAEQLRERGIEANATPRRARGVVKKAEKQAVHNIDLEFEQGKRDSPSLITKARKQTAEQEIKAGTPRSNPIQDKFSAARKGVEKVYGQIARTLSKGNTEDKALAMQIVDFVKQMPPVVTKHQQAVDDLRATEARQQAVKTNEVEQGRAEPRDERTR, encoded by the coding sequence ATGACTACAAACAGTGACGGAATCTTTAAGGATTGGGGCGAAAGAGTAGATTATTCGCCTGTTAAGGGGCGAAAGGGTAAAAACATCCGTAGCGGCAAGAACGCGGAGTCAAAGCCCGAAAAACCGAGTGGACCCGCGACGCGTGAAAAACTCGCACGGACTACAAAACGAGTGCCGGAGGTTATGGTAAAAATTACCGGCGGCGGCAAGAACATGAAGCACATCGAGGCGAGTATTGAATACATTTCGCGTGATGGAGAGATAGAAATCGAAGATGAGAACGGCGACCTACATAAAGGACTTGATGGTGTTAAGGATGTTCGCGACGCTTGGGCAAGGGGGCGGATTGGTATACCCGAAGAAGGTCAAAAGCGTAAAGAGGCCTTCAACATTATTCTGTCTATGCCTCCCGGTACCGACAGGGAATCAGTAAAAGATTCCGCCCGCGCATTTGCCGCCGCACAATTCCGAAATCATCAATATGTTTTTGCATCACATGAGGATGAAAGACATCCACATGTTCACCTGATTGTTAAAGCGGTGGCCCATGATGGCGTTCGCTTGAATCCACGAAAGGCCGATTTACAATTATGGCGGGTAGGGTTCGCAGAACAGTTACGAGAAAGAGGGATAGAGGCCAATGCAACACCACGCCGAGCGCGAGGGGTGGTTAAGAAGGCCGAGAAACAAGCCGTGCATAATATCGATTTGGAGTTTGAGCAAGGCAAACGTGATTCGCCTTCACTGATAACCAAGGCGCGAAAGCAAACTGCCGAACAAGAGATAAAGGCGGGTACGCCGCGTAGCAATCCAATTCAAGACAAATTCAGCGCAGCAAGGAAGGGCGTTGAAAAGGTTTATGGGCAAATCGCCAGGACTCTTAGTAAGGGTAATACCGAAGATAAGGCGCTGGCAATGCAGATCGTTGATTTCGTAAAGCAGATGCCACCGGTTGTTACCAAGCATCAACAAGCGGTTGATGACTTACGGGCGACTGAGGCACGTCAACAGGCGGTAAAAACGAATGAGGTTGAGCAGGGGAGGGCGGAACCAAGGGATGAAAGGACGCGATGA
- the mobC gene encoding plasmid mobilization relaxosome protein MobC, giving the protein MDKPSRAMNIHLGPVLKARWVAYCASLGKTPGAAIKEAIEQQLEKAAKNPPPKTFRQTKELPDGEPKIRFEILLTKSEKEAILKRANLERCSQRRWIVDAIRAGLTHEPQFGMKEVEALGESNYQLLSIGRNLNQVAKRLNEGRLEPVTVDAIERLRTRIDKHIDAVSSAIRASLERWDVE; this is encoded by the coding sequence ATGGACAAACCAAGCCGGGCAATGAACATCCATCTGGGGCCAGTTTTAAAGGCCCGCTGGGTGGCGTATTGCGCCAGTCTTGGCAAGACACCAGGCGCAGCCATAAAGGAGGCAATCGAACAACAGTTAGAGAAGGCGGCTAAGAATCCGCCGCCGAAGACATTTAGGCAGACGAAGGAATTGCCGGATGGCGAGCCAAAAATACGATTTGAAATATTGCTTACAAAATCCGAGAAAGAGGCAATATTAAAACGGGCGAATCTTGAACGTTGTTCTCAGCGTCGATGGATCGTTGACGCTATCCGTGCGGGCCTTACGCACGAACCACAGTTCGGCATGAAGGAAGTTGAAGCACTTGGCGAATCGAATTATCAATTATTGTCGATTGGTCGCAACTTAAACCAGGTTGCCAAGCGTTTAAACGAAGGTCGTCTTGAACCCGTTACCGTGGACGCGATAGAACGGCTTCGAACACGTATCGACAAACATATAGATGCCGTAAGCTCGGCCATTCGCGCAAGCCTCGAAAGGTGGGATGTCGAATGA
- the gstA gene encoding glutathione transferase GstA: MKLYYSPGACSLSPHIVLEEGGFHYETEQVDLASGKTETGVDYRTINPNGYVPALLLDDGQVLTEGPAIIQYLADHVPETELVPPLGSIERYRLMEWLNFISTELHKSFGALFNPQAPEAWKDLVKAQLARRFDHVSTRLDGKRWLMGDNFTVADAYLFTVLGWGNYVGVDLAPWPVLVAYQGRVAARPAVQAALKAEGLIE; the protein is encoded by the coding sequence ATGAAACTTTATTACAGCCCCGGCGCTTGTTCGTTATCGCCCCACATCGTTCTCGAAGAGGGTGGATTCCACTATGAAACCGAGCAGGTCGACCTAGCCAGCGGTAAAACAGAAACCGGCGTCGATTACCGCACGATCAATCCCAATGGTTACGTACCCGCCCTGCTGCTCGATGACGGTCAAGTGTTGACCGAAGGTCCGGCCATTATCCAGTATCTCGCGGACCATGTGCCGGAAACAGAGCTGGTGCCGCCGCTTGGCAGTATCGAGCGTTACCGCCTGATGGAATGGCTCAACTTCATCTCTACCGAGCTGCACAAGAGCTTCGGCGCGCTGTTCAATCCACAGGCGCCGGAAGCCTGGAAAGACCTCGTCAAGGCGCAACTGGCCCGGCGTTTCGATCATGTCAGTACCCGGCTCGATGGCAAACGCTGGCTAATGGGCGACAATTTTACTGTGGCTGATGCCTATCTTTTCACCGTACTGGGCTGGGGCAATTACGTCGGTGTCGATCTTGCCCCATGGCCAGTGCTGGTCGCCTATCAGGGCCGCGTCGCCGCACGTCCTGCGGTGCAGGCGGCGCTCAAGGCCGAAGGACTGATTGAATAA
- a CDS encoding DUF192 domain-containing protein, with protein MNRRQLTALGVLLLPFVGVCGEAHAAESGTCDLFFSGGVSIKSIPVAATVEQRSKGLAGREHAGNGMLFSWGNSEPRAFSMRGVRFPLSVGFLSKDGTLFAIERMEANTDKFYLSMLPASDAIELAVGQFEKVGLVVGFKLIRRECKVSG; from the coding sequence ATGAATAGGCGGCAACTAACGGCTCTAGGTGTTTTACTTTTGCCGTTCGTTGGTGTGTGTGGGGAAGCACACGCGGCCGAATCTGGTACTTGTGATCTTTTTTTCTCAGGTGGTGTTTCTATTAAGTCTATACCGGTAGCCGCTACCGTTGAACAGCGTAGTAAGGGGTTAGCGGGCCGCGAACATGCTGGTAATGGAATGTTGTTTAGTTGGGGTAATTCTGAACCACGGGCGTTTTCTATGCGTGGGGTACGTTTTCCGTTGTCGGTTGGTTTTCTATCTAAGGATGGTACCTTGTTTGCGATTGAGCGCATGGAGGCCAACACCGATAAATTTTATTTATCTATGTTGCCGGCATCAGATGCAATTGAGTTAGCCGTCGGTCAATTTGAGAAGGTAGGCCTTGTTGTTGGTTTTAAACTTATTCGGCGAGAGTGTAAGGTTTCTGGCTGA
- a CDS encoding replication protein RepA, translating into MSKPIVEYNEDDYRAELIQAGLSPATAAEVAAKMAENRRIPSSSSIEETTIQPATPAKKPRASNKIVKSPRKESASSSNEMAVYDYQAGQLPDRVRELIETHLAIEAEDAKSAGTLGFMTRSLAIATLPHRRIKDYRFVRKNGDFTLTMMTAHPEGLPYGTLPRLLLTWVCTEVAQQRQRELSLGPNLASYLAELGLHSTGGKRGDITRLKHAMTTLFSSVISCHYEGKDKWALQNVLLADGVDWWTPQNPEEAGEWQSRVFLSERFFNECVEHKLPFDMRAIRALRQSPLALDIYVWLTHRMSYLSKRTTIPWISLSGQFGAGYAVTDQGLRDFKRAFLRELKHVQIIYPAARVSDSRNGLVLYPSPTHVSASVSVAIPSTPRQLSLL; encoded by the coding sequence ATGAGTAAACCAATTGTCGAATATAACGAAGACGATTATCGCGCTGAGCTTATTCAAGCCGGCTTATCTCCCGCGACGGCGGCAGAAGTCGCCGCCAAGATGGCGGAGAATAGACGTATCCCGTCTAGCTCTTCTATCGAAGAAACTACGATCCAGCCGGCTACGCCGGCTAAGAAGCCTCGCGCTTCAAACAAGATCGTCAAAAGCCCTCGTAAAGAATCCGCTTCGAGTTCAAATGAAATGGCGGTTTACGACTACCAGGCCGGCCAATTACCTGACCGGGTTCGTGAGCTGATCGAGACACATCTTGCCATCGAGGCCGAAGACGCCAAGAGCGCCGGAACGCTTGGCTTTATGACGCGTTCCTTGGCGATTGCGACTTTGCCGCATCGCCGCATTAAAGATTATCGATTCGTCCGGAAGAATGGCGACTTTACACTGACGATGATGACCGCTCACCCTGAAGGGTTGCCTTACGGCACCCTGCCCCGCTTACTGTTGACTTGGGTTTGCACTGAAGTTGCACAACAACGCCAACGCGAGCTTAGCCTTGGGCCTAATCTCGCGTCATATTTGGCCGAACTTGGTTTGCATAGTACGGGTGGCAAGCGTGGCGACATTACTCGATTAAAGCACGCCATGACGACGCTGTTTAGTTCGGTTATTTCTTGTCACTATGAAGGAAAGGATAAGTGGGCGCTGCAAAACGTCTTGCTGGCCGATGGCGTCGATTGGTGGACGCCTCAGAATCCGGAGGAAGCCGGCGAATGGCAATCGCGCGTGTTTTTGTCGGAACGGTTCTTCAATGAATGCGTAGAACACAAATTACCGTTTGACATGCGGGCCATTCGCGCACTTCGCCAGTCGCCGCTTGCGCTGGATATTTATGTGTGGCTCACACATCGGATGAGCTACCTCTCAAAAAGAACAACGATTCCTTGGATTTCGTTGTCTGGACAATTTGGGGCTGGTTATGCCGTTACCGATCAAGGTTTGCGCGATTTCAAACGGGCATTTTTGCGCGAGCTGAAGCATGTTCAAATAATTTACCCAGCCGCTAGGGTTTCCGATAGTCGTAATGGGCTTGTCTTGTATCCTAGCCCTACACATGTTTCGGCGTCGGTTTCTGTTGCCATCCCATCTACGCCTAGACAACTTTCCTTGTTGTAG
- a CDS encoding DNA-binding protein: MALNPEVRKRIIDAADELHAASETGEYPNVEAVRQRSRAGMNNVVEVMQEWRQNQRKQVQAVREPLPANLHGVLQSMGQNLWETAQQLANESLDTARAAFESEKADLLQLSVEQSDAYEKQAAELETAHLRIVELERLVEVAGTTGQAIAQQLEDVQHALLSSEQKATLAEQKADEIEHRAADLRAELDHAHTEADRLRIERDKAQDRAEEAAKQAEKADARTEQLREVLASQTEKADLTIEQLRDSLATQIAKSDAIIEQLRTELTETRTKAEASDQLHAEQRKRTAEEVHRSAERMAKAETECDKARMAAAEAREEAATLRGQLEATKTQNAAMLAALKPSPAAN, translated from the coding sequence ATGGCCTTAAATCCAGAAGTAAGAAAACGTATTATTGATGCTGCCGACGAGCTTCACGCGGCTAGTGAAACCGGAGAATATCCAAATGTTGAAGCCGTCCGACAACGTAGTCGTGCCGGCATGAACAACGTTGTCGAAGTTATGCAAGAGTGGCGGCAGAATCAGCGCAAACAGGTACAAGCTGTGCGCGAGCCGTTACCGGCTAACTTGCACGGTGTTTTACAGAGTATGGGGCAAAACCTTTGGGAAACAGCCCAGCAACTCGCTAATGAATCGTTAGATACCGCCAGGGCGGCGTTCGAATCAGAAAAGGCCGACTTGCTTCAGTTGTCTGTTGAACAATCCGATGCCTATGAGAAACAAGCCGCCGAGCTTGAGACTGCACACCTTCGGATTGTAGAACTGGAACGGCTTGTAGAGGTTGCCGGAACGACTGGCCAGGCTATCGCGCAGCAGCTTGAAGACGTACAACATGCCCTACTCTCTTCCGAACAAAAAGCAACCCTTGCCGAACAAAAGGCCGATGAGATAGAGCACCGCGCCGCCGATCTTCGCGCCGAACTAGATCATGCTCACACAGAGGCCGACCGCTTGCGGATCGAGCGCGATAAAGCCCAGGATCGAGCCGAAGAAGCCGCAAAGCAGGCCGAGAAAGCCGATGCACGCACCGAACAATTGCGCGAGGTATTAGCCTCCCAAACTGAAAAAGCCGATTTAACCATCGAGCAACTACGCGACTCGCTTGCTACTCAAATCGCGAAATCGGACGCTATTATTGAACAATTGCGCACTGAGTTGACGGAGACGCGCACCAAGGCCGAAGCTTCAGATCAGCTACACGCTGAACAACGGAAACGTACAGCAGAGGAAGTTCACCGAAGCGCCGAACGTATGGCTAAAGCCGAAACAGAGTGTGATAAGGCTCGTATGGCCGCCGCTGAAGCTCGCGAAGAAGCCGCTACATTACGCGGCCAGTTGGAAGCGACTAAAACCCAAAACGCGGCGATGTTGGCGGCATTAAAGCCCTCCCCTGCCGCTAATTAA
- a CDS encoding PaaI family thioesterase — translation MNLRHFIWNTPLLSDKKRIECLPFFWLMRIKVLVLSPDWRTIKIRLPHSWIATNVGGSLFGGFQACLADPIAAMACQKLFPDHRVLTSSLQLDFRAQGLSDLELIFHMSPEIERQIRTDLAKKGRSTPTFEYGYYQEDGSLCTLIKAKVAIRPIADR, via the coding sequence ATGAACCTACGTCATTTTATCTGGAACACACCGTTGTTATCAGATAAAAAAAGAATCGAGTGCCTGCCCTTCTTTTGGTTAATGCGCATTAAAGTACTGGTTTTGTCTCCCGACTGGCGCACTATCAAAATCCGTTTGCCACATAGCTGGATTGCAACTAATGTCGGGGGTAGTTTATTTGGCGGATTCCAAGCCTGTCTGGCTGATCCTATTGCAGCAATGGCATGTCAGAAATTATTCCCCGACCATAGGGTTTTGACAAGTTCGTTACAGCTGGATTTTAGAGCGCAAGGTCTAAGTGATTTAGAACTCATTTTTCATATGTCTCCGGAAATAGAGCGGCAAATACGCACTGACTTAGCTAAAAAAGGCAGAAGCACACCGACATTTGAATACGGTTATTATCAGGAAGATGGTTCTTTGTGCACGCTTATTAAGGCAAAAGTAGCTATCCGTCCTATTGCCGACCGCTAA
- a CDS encoding ParA family protein, protein MKTLVLANQKGGVGKSAVAVQLAYFFNLVMKKRVLVIDLDHQRNTSKAIRTGAIAAISQLAASRLLSTRIDGGEVENAEFVLISADNAELLRMEKQADKHNSFATNLQSFLKTVDGQFDVCIIDTNPNPDIRQLAALVVSNYVLSPLQLNQEAIDGIGDLLNHDNIGIRKIQATLNPTLQLIGILPNLVEPTPFQRDNFRDLSTHFAKLLIPMATGFAAIKKSTAVPESQAVGLPIWKLGKTSGRDAWTQIRPVFEQIATTMGVI, encoded by the coding sequence ATGAAAACGCTTGTGTTAGCAAATCAAAAAGGCGGTGTTGGCAAATCCGCCGTTGCTGTTCAATTGGCCTATTTTTTTAACCTTGTTATGAAAAAACGAGTTTTGGTTATTGATCTTGACCATCAACGAAATACATCGAAGGCAATTCGCACCGGAGCAATCGCCGCTATTTCGCAACTGGCGGCAAGCCGCCTATTGTCAACACGGATCGACGGCGGCGAAGTTGAAAACGCTGAATTTGTCTTGATTTCGGCTGATAACGCCGAACTGCTTCGAATGGAAAAGCAAGCCGACAAACACAATAGCTTTGCCACTAACTTGCAATCGTTTCTAAAAACTGTTGATGGACAATTCGACGTTTGCATCATAGATACGAACCCTAATCCTGACATTCGCCAGCTTGCAGCTCTAGTCGTGAGTAACTATGTTTTGTCTCCTTTGCAGTTGAATCAAGAAGCTATCGACGGTATTGGCGATCTTCTCAATCATGACAATATCGGCATTCGGAAGATTCAGGCGACCTTGAACCCTACCCTTCAGTTGATTGGTATTTTGCCAAATCTGGTTGAACCAACACCTTTCCAACGGGATAACTTTCGCGATTTGTCTACCCACTTCGCGAAGCTTCTAATTCCAATGGCGACAGGTTTCGCGGCAATCAAAAAATCAACTGCTGTACCTGAATCGCAAGCCGTTGGCTTGCCAATTTGGAAGCTTGGTAAAACGTCTGGCCGTGATGCCTGGACGCAAATCAGGCCGGTTTTTGAGCAAATCGCAACGACTATGGGAGTTATATAA
- a CDS encoding HlyD family secretion protein, with the protein MSLPLSKKTLLISFLLMVAIAAGIVYWLKAIHPFETTDNAYLKAHISLISSKETGYVKEVLFVDNQKVKPGDLLVVIDDHDFKARVAEAEAQVLMETAHIQTLEANKLTQNAKIREEAANIAAANADLNRAGKDLKRYGNLAQEGAISAQSHDSAQSTYTQASAHRDKFSSAVQGAKSELATLDAQIEETRARVKAAEAALELARIDLGNTRIVAPIAGVIGNRSVQVGQLVKPGSALGFLIPDDGLFVEANFKETQIARMQPGQAVGIYVDAYPGEVFEGSVDSFAPASGSEFSLLPSENATGNFTKIVRRVPVKISFRPGTDLTRLRPGLSTEVKVRVK; encoded by the coding sequence ATGTCACTCCCTCTCTCCAAAAAAACCCTATTAATCTCTTTTCTGCTCATGGTCGCAATCGCGGCTGGCATCGTCTATTGGCTCAAGGCGATCCATCCTTTCGAGACTACCGACAACGCCTATCTGAAGGCGCACATCAGCTTGATTAGCTCCAAGGAGACCGGGTATGTCAAGGAGGTGTTGTTCGTGGATAACCAGAAGGTGAAGCCAGGCGACCTGCTGGTGGTGATCGATGATCATGACTTTAAGGCCCGTGTCGCCGAGGCTGAAGCCCAGGTGCTGATGGAAACAGCGCACATCCAGACCCTGGAAGCCAACAAACTCACCCAAAACGCCAAAATACGCGAGGAGGCGGCGAATATCGCTGCCGCCAATGCCGATCTGAATCGCGCCGGCAAGGATTTGAAGCGTTACGGCAATCTCGCCCAGGAGGGGGCTATTTCCGCGCAATCTCATGATAGCGCCCAGTCTACTTACACCCAGGCATCCGCCCATCGGGATAAATTCAGTTCGGCCGTGCAGGGAGCGAAAAGTGAATTGGCTACTCTGGATGCGCAAATCGAGGAAACCCGCGCCCGTGTCAAAGCCGCCGAGGCCGCGCTGGAGCTGGCCCGCATCGACCTGGGGAATACCCGTATCGTAGCGCCAATAGCTGGCGTCATCGGCAATCGCAGCGTGCAGGTCGGGCAATTGGTCAAACCCGGCAGTGCGCTCGGCTTTCTGATTCCGGACGATGGCCTGTTCGTGGAAGCGAACTTCAAGGAAACCCAGATCGCCCGGATGCAGCCGGGGCAAGCGGTGGGGATTTACGTTGATGCTTACCCCGGTGAGGTCTTCGAAGGGTCAGTGGACAGTTTCGCACCTGCGTCCGGTTCGGAATTCAGTCTGTTGCCGTCGGAAAACGCCACCGGCAACTTCACCAAAATTGTACGCCGTGTCCCGGTGAAGATTTCGTTCCGCCCCGGTACCGACTTAACTCGTCTGAGACCGGGACTGTCCACCGAGGTTAAGGTTCGAGTAAAGTAG